The following are from one region of the Thiocapsa rosea genome:
- a CDS encoding hybrid sensor histidine kinase/response regulator — MSLKRQIVTFLGFLSALLFGATLLSFALGAGRVEDHHRHLAHEMGVTFFKQLVLTRRWNALHNGVYVPVTDLIAPNPYLEDPARDVVTRDGVELTKVNPAYMTRLLSDMAADQEGVRFKITSLEPLNPLNAADEWEREALSAFQAGAREYAGLVEEGGQESFRFMGALITEKHCLSCHERDGYTIGSVRGGIRVSLPYEPFRSAIGAGVMQLRIGHLGFLVTVLVLIWSAGWLLWRQAVKVEGLNADTRRLNRALHAKTETMTRQNAALDEALSEAEHAGRAKSEFLANMSHELRTPMNAVIGLSDLLLSTPLSDEQRDSLGKIRNASRMLSGMIADILDYSEIEAGRLVLNPRPFRPAELASQVQTLFGAAIAAKGLELRVHVDPEIPPVLLGDVSRLGQILSNLIGNAVKFTRHGTVALSILHLGRDADHVRLRFEVRDTGVGMSEETLGRLFEPFFQADTSSTRPYGGRGLGLVISRLLVERMKGTLGAESRPGEGSLFAVELALPLADPADVEAHDPTPLGDPGAGAGPEALSPPFDRRVGPRRPPAPDFSGASILLVEDNPLNQEVAKRILEKTGAQVTLAGHGAEAVDLVQARRFDLVLMDLQMPVMDGFEATRRIRASFPELPVIALSAAVMEADRARARVAGVQDHLAKPIDSRLLFETLARWLARATRKAAGDATPGPPVAAQSTAVVAGEPEHEPKPRPEPDGGATNLDDAGAALLVARLREIWTLLDAGNMRALEGFAQVREQIARMPGSESRALDDALERLDFVEARASVSALITRLTTADGRKRPLEDHRMIDP, encoded by the coding sequence GTGAGCCTCAAACGACAGATCGTGACTTTCCTCGGGTTCCTGTCGGCCCTGCTGTTCGGGGCGACTCTGCTGTCTTTCGCGCTCGGCGCCGGTCGGGTCGAGGACCATCATCGGCATCTCGCACACGAGATGGGCGTGACCTTCTTCAAGCAGTTGGTGCTGACGCGCCGTTGGAATGCGCTGCACAACGGCGTGTATGTTCCCGTGACCGATCTGATCGCCCCCAACCCGTACCTGGAGGACCCGGCGCGTGATGTCGTGACCCGTGACGGGGTGGAGCTGACCAAGGTCAATCCGGCGTACATGACGCGGCTGCTCTCCGATATGGCGGCCGACCAGGAGGGTGTTCGCTTCAAGATCACCAGCCTCGAGCCACTGAACCCGCTGAATGCCGCGGATGAGTGGGAGCGCGAGGCCCTCTCGGCCTTCCAGGCGGGTGCGCGCGAGTACGCCGGCCTGGTGGAGGAGGGCGGACAGGAGAGCTTTCGATTCATGGGTGCCCTGATCACTGAAAAGCACTGCCTCTCCTGTCATGAGAGAGACGGTTACACGATCGGGAGCGTGCGCGGCGGGATCCGTGTGTCGCTGCCCTACGAGCCCTTTCGATCAGCCATCGGCGCCGGCGTCATGCAGCTGCGCATCGGTCATCTCGGCTTTCTTGTGACGGTTTTGGTGCTGATCTGGAGTGCGGGCTGGCTGTTGTGGCGACAGGCTGTGAAGGTTGAAGGATTGAACGCGGACACCCGTCGCTTGAATCGCGCGCTCCACGCGAAGACAGAGACCATGACCCGTCAAAACGCTGCGTTGGATGAAGCCCTGTCCGAGGCCGAGCATGCCGGTCGTGCCAAGAGCGAGTTTCTGGCCAACATGAGCCACGAGCTTCGCACCCCGATGAACGCGGTGATCGGCCTGAGCGATCTCCTGCTGAGCACGCCGTTGAGCGATGAGCAGCGCGACTCCCTCGGCAAGATCCGCAATGCCTCGCGCATGCTCTCCGGAATGATCGCCGACATCCTGGATTATTCTGAGATCGAGGCCGGACGGCTCGTGCTGAATCCGCGACCCTTTCGTCCGGCTGAGCTCGCCTCGCAGGTACAGACCTTGTTCGGGGCCGCGATCGCGGCGAAGGGCCTTGAGCTGCGCGTTCATGTCGATCCCGAGATCCCTCCCGTGCTGCTCGGCGATGTGTCGCGTCTCGGGCAGATCCTCTCCAATTTGATCGGCAACGCGGTCAAGTTCACCCGGCACGGTACCGTTGCACTGAGTATTCTGCATCTCGGGCGCGACGCCGATCATGTCCGTCTGCGTTTCGAGGTGCGAGACACCGGGGTCGGCATGAGCGAGGAGACGCTCGGCCGGCTCTTCGAGCCCTTCTTCCAGGCCGACACCTCGAGCACTCGGCCCTATGGCGGTCGGGGGCTCGGGCTGGTGATCAGTCGTCTGTTGGTCGAGCGCATGAAGGGAACGCTCGGAGCCGAATCCAGGCCGGGCGAGGGCAGTCTCTTTGCGGTCGAGCTGGCCTTGCCCCTGGCCGATCCGGCGGATGTCGAGGCGCATGATCCGACGCCTCTCGGCGATCCGGGTGCCGGGGCCGGCCCCGAGGCGCTTTCCCCGCCGTTTGACCGACGTGTCGGGCCGCGGAGGCCACCCGCCCCCGATTTTTCCGGTGCCTCGATCCTCCTGGTGGAGGACAATCCCCTGAATCAAGAGGTGGCCAAGCGCATCCTGGAGAAGACCGGCGCGCAGGTCACCTTGGCCGGCCATGGTGCGGAGGCGGTGGATCTGGTGCAGGCGCGGCGCTTCGATTTGGTGCTGATGGATCTGCAGATGCCGGTCATGGATGGTTTCGAGGCGACGCGACGTATCCGCGCGTCCTTCCCGGAGCTACCCGTGATCGCACTGTCGGCCGCGGTGATGGAGGCCGACCGGGCGCGTGCGCGGGTGGCGGGTGTCCAAGATCATTTGGCAAAGCCGATCGACAGCCGCCTGTTGTTCGAGACCTTGGCGCGCTGGTTGGCGCGAGCAACCCGGAAGGCTGCGGGCGACGCGACGCCTGGGCCGCCGGTGGCGGCTCAATCGACGGCCGTGGTCGCGGGCGAGCCCGAGCACGAGCCCAAGCCCAGGCCCGAGCCGGATGGGGGAGCGACCAACCTGGACGACGCGGGCGCGGCCCTGCTCGTCGCGCGGCTGCGCGAGATTTGGACGCTCCTGGACGCCGGCAATATGCGTGCACTCGAGGGCTTTGCACAGGTCCGCGAGCAGATCGCGCGGATGCCGGGCAGCGAGTCGCGCGCCTTGGACGATGCGCTCGAGCGTCTCGACTTCGTCGAGGCAAGGGCGTCGGTATCCGCCCTGATCACGCGTTTGACGACGGCGGACGGTCGGAAACGTCCGCTTGAAGACCATCGGATGATCGACCCATGA
- a CDS encoding response regulator, with product MTSDNALRPESDPATETASATGAGRPKPAGPVGDPAREAYEPASSPEGQARAALAQGDLAWATRDLDQAAIEPLKLIENLRIYQAELEIQNEELRAAQLDTERAVQRYLRLFSDMPIAGLVIDRIGRILEVNRVAGDLFGLSTRHLRHHFLTRLTNRSGEATLYEALRQACASGRSSVAELTFSNGDEIGFVGELELAALPAETDDTRECRLLAMVIDLTARKETERALLDLNRRLTETSARAEVLAARAEDASRAKSAFLSNMSHEIRTPMNGVFGMVELLLDTALTEQQREYAESARISAESLLGLINDILDLSKIEAGKVALDTSDFDLRAQLKEIATIIAHRARAKGLRLICEVPAEVPELLRGDAGRLRQILVNLVGNAIKFTPSGEVGIRVAMMSPGDGQGQGEGEGEGETMLPSEEIRLEFVVRDTGIGIPADKLGTLFDSFSQVESGITRRYDGTGLGLAISKQLVELLGGEIGVESREGQGSTFRFSVRLRRTPGAAALTRPVDPCDTELLRRGTGSEVPSARAGAAGSAIPRPAPRFDGASILVAEDKPLNQMIAQRLLEKTGARITLVDDGAEAVAIVARQRFDLVLMDLQMPVMDGFEATRLIRCRAPDLPVIALSAAVMEDDRERARAAGVDAHLAKPIDSQALYQTLSVWLGSGIDETRAHALPEVSDRDRPGPIPGPLPDPDEPVPSLPTTLEGFDLKRGLQYAGDDAAFYHTLLRGFRTELAKELADLVERLGTGNDAATSARMVHTLKGLAATVGAVRLSAIATRIDTALRDRACVTAEMLGELDEALRQARTQLDGLQPPSKAPPGDETRDRRRATDVVADEASPVGSPVASPVARSTVPFWPHARRPNLLVVDDQPIHIQTMFRVFQDDCEVFMATDGEQALVHCRRTPPDLILLDVIMPGMDGLAVCRTLKQERATADIPVLFVTAQTDALDQALALEAGGVDFISKPVNPAVVRARVRTHLTLKAQADLLRDMAYLDGLTGIANRRAFDERLRTELRRAQRAGTSLAALILDVDHFKRYNDRHGHQEGDACLRAIAEALIGVPCRGHDLTARYGGEEFVCLLPGCDMTAAVRRAECLRVAVEDLGIPHLDSPVSDRVTVSIGAAVLVPDDRTPPERLLEMADEQLYRAKDAGRNRVEPGGEEES from the coding sequence ATGACCAGCGACAATGCTTTGCGGCCCGAATCCGATCCGGCGACCGAGACGGCTTCGGCCACAGGTGCCGGTCGCCCGAAACCGGCTGGCCCGGTCGGCGATCCGGCCCGGGAGGCTTATGAGCCGGCGTCGTCGCCGGAGGGACAAGCCCGCGCGGCGCTTGCGCAGGGGGATCTCGCCTGGGCGACGCGCGATCTGGATCAGGCCGCCATCGAGCCGCTGAAGCTGATCGAAAATCTGCGCATCTATCAGGCCGAGCTAGAGATCCAGAACGAGGAGCTGCGGGCCGCTCAGCTCGACACGGAGCGCGCCGTACAGCGCTATTTGCGCCTCTTCTCCGACATGCCGATCGCCGGTCTGGTCATCGACCGCATCGGCCGGATCCTCGAAGTGAACCGTGTCGCCGGCGATCTATTCGGTCTGAGTACACGGCATCTGCGTCACCACTTTCTGACCCGACTCACGAACCGCAGCGGCGAGGCGACGCTCTATGAGGCGTTGCGCCAGGCCTGCGCGAGCGGCCGGTCGAGCGTCGCCGAGCTGACGTTCTCGAACGGCGACGAGATCGGCTTTGTCGGCGAGCTCGAGCTGGCGGCGCTGCCTGCTGAGACGGACGACACGCGCGAGTGTCGGCTTCTCGCCATGGTCATCGATCTGACCGCGCGCAAAGAGACCGAGCGCGCCCTATTGGATCTGAATCGGCGTCTGACCGAGACCTCGGCCCGGGCGGAGGTTCTGGCCGCGCGGGCCGAGGACGCGAGTCGCGCGAAAAGCGCCTTTCTGTCCAACATGAGTCACGAGATCCGCACGCCCATGAACGGCGTTTTCGGGATGGTCGAGCTGTTGCTGGACACCGCGCTGACCGAGCAGCAGCGCGAGTATGCCGAAAGTGCCCGCATCAGCGCCGAATCCCTGCTGGGTCTGATCAACGACATCCTGGATCTCTCCAAGATCGAGGCGGGCAAGGTGGCCCTGGATACATCGGACTTCGATCTGCGCGCCCAGCTCAAGGAGATCGCGACGATCATCGCTCACCGCGCCCGTGCCAAGGGACTGCGGCTGATCTGCGAAGTGCCCGCGGAGGTTCCGGAGCTGCTGCGCGGAGACGCCGGACGCTTGCGCCAGATCCTGGTCAACCTGGTGGGCAACGCGATCAAGTTTACTCCGAGCGGAGAGGTCGGGATCCGGGTCGCGATGATGTCGCCGGGTGACGGCCAAGGCCAAGGCGAGGGCGAGGGCGAGGGCGAGACGATGTTGCCCTCGGAGGAGATCCGGCTCGAGTTCGTGGTACGCGACACCGGCATCGGGATCCCGGCAGACAAGCTCGGGACGCTGTTCGACAGCTTCAGTCAAGTGGAGTCCGGGATCACCCGTCGCTACGACGGCACGGGGCTGGGCCTGGCGATCTCCAAGCAGCTCGTCGAGCTTCTGGGCGGGGAGATCGGTGTCGAGAGCCGGGAAGGGCAGGGCTCGACCTTCCGCTTCAGTGTCCGTCTGCGCCGCACACCCGGGGCTGCGGCGCTGACCCGACCGGTGGATCCCTGCGATACGGAGCTGCTGCGGCGCGGCACGGGTTCCGAGGTGCCGTCGGCGCGCGCAGGCGCTGCCGGCTCGGCCATTCCGAGGCCGGCGCCGCGTTTCGACGGCGCTTCGATCCTGGTCGCGGAGGACAAGCCCCTGAACCAGATGATTGCGCAACGCCTGCTCGAGAAGACCGGGGCACGCATCACCTTGGTCGACGACGGGGCCGAGGCCGTGGCCATTGTTGCGAGGCAGCGCTTCGACCTGGTGTTGATGGATCTGCAGATGCCGGTGATGGACGGCTTCGAGGCCACGCGTTTGATTCGTTGCCGGGCTCCGGATCTGCCCGTGATCGCGCTTTCGGCCGCCGTAATGGAGGATGACCGGGAGCGGGCGCGTGCAGCCGGTGTCGATGCCCATCTGGCCAAGCCGATCGACAGCCAGGCGCTCTACCAAACCCTGTCCGTCTGGTTGGGATCGGGTATCGACGAGACCCGAGCACACGCCTTGCCCGAGGTCTCGGACCGGGATCGACCCGGCCCTATCCCCGGCCCTCTCCCCGATCCGGACGAGCCTGTCCCGAGTCTTCCGACGACCCTCGAGGGGTTCGATCTGAAGCGGGGTCTGCAATACGCCGGCGACGATGCGGCCTTCTATCACACCCTCTTGCGGGGCTTCCGGACCGAGCTGGCCAAAGAACTTGCGGATCTCGTCGAGCGGCTCGGGACCGGCAACGACGCGGCGACCTCGGCTCGGATGGTACACACCCTCAAGGGGCTCGCTGCAACCGTCGGTGCCGTGCGTCTGAGCGCAATCGCGACGCGCATCGACACTGCTCTGAGGGACCGGGCTTGCGTCACGGCAGAGATGCTCGGGGAACTCGACGAGGCCTTGCGACAGGCCCGGACGCAACTGGATGGTTTGCAGCCGCCATCGAAGGCACCCCCCGGAGACGAGACCCGAGATCGCCGACGCGCCACCGATGTCGTTGCCGACGAGGCGAGCCCGGTTGGAAGCCCGGTTGCGAGCCCCGTTGCGAGGAGCACCGTGCCGTTTTGGCCTCATGCGCGGCGCCCGAATCTGTTGGTCGTGGACGACCAACCGATCCACATCCAGACGATGTTTCGGGTCTTCCAGGACGATTGCGAGGTCTTCATGGCGACCGACGGCGAGCAGGCGCTCGTACACTGTCGGCGCACACCCCCCGACCTGATCCTGCTCGACGTCATCATGCCCGGGATGGACGGCTTGGCGGTCTGTCGCACGCTCAAGCAAGAGCGCGCGACGGCGGATATACCGGTGCTGTTCGTGACGGCGCAGACGGATGCGCTTGATCAGGCCCTGGCGCTGGAGGCCGGCGGTGTGGATTTCATCAGCAAGCCGGTCAATCCGGCCGTGGTCCGGGCTCGGGTTCGAACCCATCTGACCCTGAAGGCACAGGCCGATTTGTTGCGCGACATGGCCTATCTGGACGGGCTGACCGGCATCGCCAACCGTCGCGCCTTCGATGAACGCCTGCGTACGGAGTTGCGTCGCGCGCAACGCGCCGGCACCTCGTTGGCGGCCTTGATTTTGGATGTCGATCACTTCAAACGCTACAACGATCGGCATGGCCATCAAGAGGGCGATGCCTGTTTGCGGGCGATTGCAGAGGCACTGATCGGGGTCCCCTGTCGCGGACACGATCTGACCGCACGCTACGGCGGAGAGGAGTTTGTTTGCCTGCTGCCCGGTTGCGACATGACGGCGGCCGTTCGGCGGGCTGAATGTCTGCGCGTCGCCGTCGAAGATCTGGGCATCCCGCACCTGGATTCTCCGGTGAGCGATCGGGTCACGGTCAGTATCGGGGCGGCGGTGCTCGTACCCGATGATCGGACGCCTCCCGAGCGACTGCTCGAGATGGCCGACGAGCAGCTCTACCGTGCGAAGGATGCCGGTCGGAACCGTGTCGAACCGGGCGGTGAAGAAGAATCCTAA